From Providencia sp. R33, a single genomic window includes:
- a CDS encoding 3-oxoacid CoA-transferase subunit B: MEIKNRIARRVAQELHDGDIVNLGAGLPTLVAQYLPDNIDVLFHSENGILGLCDNSFGIQDPDLTNAAGQPCSIIQGGATFDSAFSFALIRGGHLDACILGGLEVDQHGNFANWMIPEKMKPGMGGAMDLVAGTKNVIVAMEHCTKAGKAKIVQQCQFPLTAEKCVSTIVTELAVFRFIDGQLTLVEHAADTDIETIKVCTEAEFVVADELRKIP, translated from the coding sequence GTGGAAATAAAAAATCGTATTGCCCGCCGAGTAGCGCAGGAGCTGCACGATGGCGACATCGTAAATCTTGGCGCGGGTTTACCAACCCTCGTCGCACAATACCTTCCTGATAATATTGACGTTTTATTTCATTCTGAAAATGGCATTCTTGGCCTTTGTGATAATAGCTTTGGCATACAAGACCCCGATTTAACAAATGCGGCTGGACAACCTTGTTCGATTATTCAAGGAGGAGCCACCTTTGATAGTGCATTTTCCTTTGCCTTAATTCGAGGTGGCCATCTTGACGCATGTATACTAGGTGGCCTTGAAGTCGACCAACACGGTAATTTTGCCAATTGGATGATCCCAGAAAAAATGAAACCTGGAATGGGAGGTGCAATGGATTTAGTGGCAGGAACAAAAAATGTGATTGTCGCGATGGAACATTGTACTAAAGCAGGTAAAGCAAAAATAGTGCAACAGTGTCAATTTCCTTTAACCGCAGAAAAATGTGTCTCAACAATCGTCACTGAGTTAGCTGTTTTTCGCTTTATTGATGGGCAGCTGACTTTAGTTGAACATGCAGCAGATACAGATATTGAGACTATCAAAGTCTGTACTGAAGCTGAGTTTGTGGTTGCTGATGAGTTACGAAAAATACCTTAA
- a CDS encoding 3-oxoacid CoA-transferase subunit A, whose protein sequence is MKYKLIEKGKIINYLSDGMSVMYGGFMGQGTPHTLISLILESGIKNLTLIGSDTSLPNIGVARLIEAKRVKHIISSHIGLLPEAAKQIRSGTLTAEFIPQGTLVERIRCGGAGLGGFLTPTGVGTSVANGKQCFHIENQDYLLELPLRADLAIIHADKSDKAGNLSYRLTTRNFNPLIALAANTVLAEAKQLVDVGELHPDSIMTPGILVTGVFQGESLWK, encoded by the coding sequence ATGAAATACAAACTCATCGAAAAGGGCAAAATAATAAACTATCTCAGTGATGGAATGAGTGTGATGTATGGCGGTTTTATGGGGCAAGGCACCCCTCATACACTCATCTCGCTTATTTTAGAGTCTGGCATAAAAAACCTAACACTTATCGGCAGCGATACCAGTTTGCCCAATATCGGTGTTGCACGTTTAATCGAAGCCAAACGAGTTAAACACATTATTAGCTCTCATATAGGGTTATTACCAGAAGCAGCAAAACAAATCCGCTCAGGAACACTTACCGCAGAATTTATCCCACAAGGTACCTTAGTGGAACGTATTCGCTGTGGTGGAGCTGGTTTAGGCGGTTTTTTAACTCCAACAGGAGTGGGGACATCAGTTGCAAATGGAAAACAATGCTTCCATATTGAAAATCAAGACTATTTACTTGAGCTTCCCTTACGTGCAGATTTAGCGATCATTCATGCAGATAAAAGCGATAAAGCAGGCAATCTCTCATACCGCTTAACCACTCGCAATTTTAACCCTCTAATAGCCCTAGCGGCTAATACTGTCTTAGCTGAAGCCAAACAATTGGTGGATGTTGGAGAACTTCACCCTGATTCAATTATGACACCTGGCATATTAGTGACAGGCGTATTTCAAGGAGAGTCACTGTGGAAATAA